In the genome of Podospora pseudocomata strain CBS 415.72m chromosome 7, whole genome shotgun sequence, the window CGGCTGTACTTTGAGCGCTGCCGCCACTTTGAACCATATCTCATCATCAGAATCGGGATGGGCGCCAGCATTAGAGTGCCACCCGCCAGGATGCTGAAAGCCCACCCGTACCCAAACCTCTCCATCAACGGAGCCGTCGTAAGAGGAAGGAAGGTGCCACAGAGACACCTCGTCACCATGACTCCAGTCAGCGCCGAGGCCGAGTATATGCCAAAAGCGTCGACAATGTATGTCATGAGGGGGATCATGGCCAGCATGAGGCAACTGCCGAGCAAGCTGACTGAAAAGAGCAacaagagaagagggagctTCCACTCGGGGATCCAGCCATAAGCTGCCACCGCGACGGGGAGAGCAAAAGCTCCAATGATGGTCAATGGAAGGCGGAACTCCGGCTTGCCAACTCCCTTGTGGGTGTGTCGCATGCGGATGTAAATTCTGTCAAGGCAGTGATTGCATAGCAGGACACTGACTGTAGATCCAATTGCTGTAGGATGTCTAGTTAGCACCAACGTGTATAAGAATAGTCTGAGCAGGGCCAAACTCACTGAAACTGGCATAGCAGCTCCCAACCGCCATCGGTGACAACCCATAAACATCCTGCAAAATATCCGCCAGCGTGGTGCTCATCACATAATAAAACGCAAAAACCACCGCTCCAAACAAGCTCATGGCCATCAGTACACCGCTCCCAAGAAGAACATGGGCCGGCCTCATGACCGCATCACCTAGCTTCTTCCACACCCCCTGTTGGCCAGTGAGTCCTTTCTGTTCTCCTTCGACCCTGAGCTTAACTTCCTCTTCGTAATCCACCGCTGTCTTGTACCCCTTGCCCCATCTCTTTGCCCGTTTCCTCAAAATGGCCACCTTGTATGTCTCCCTGAAGCACAACAGGAACATGAATTCCCCCAGCGACGCCAGTCCAGCTGTCATCCAAatcaccttcctccacccGACCATCTCAGCAAGCGCACTGCCAATCAACGGGGCTACTGCTCCGCCGACAAGCGGCGCCAGATAAACCAACGACACGGGACTTCCTCTCTGCTCAGAAATGAACATGTCGCCCACAATGGCCGGGTTAAGCACGTTGCCAGCAACCACACACCCCGTCAGCATCCGCGCAACAACCAAGCTCGTGACAGACTGCGAGGTGGCCGTCATGATGGTGGCCAGGATGAAAATGATGTTGCAGACGTTCATGACCGGGTACCGGCCGTACATTTCCGAGAGCGGTGCGATGAACAGCGGGCCAGCGGCTTCGCCCAGCTCCCAGATCGTCACGAGAAGGACAGAAGATGATTTGCTGGGCGTGCTTCCTGGCGGCGAAAGGTCCGCCACAATCTCGGTCGCCAGAGGGACGAGTGAAATGCAAGTCATTGTACTGCGTCTGATGTTAGTTTTGATTCGAAAGAGTGGCTGCGCGGAACCTGGTGAAAAAAAATCATACACAGTAAAAGCCATAAAGGCCAGGATGAACACAATAGCCCATTTGAACGGTGTCGGCCATTCCAGCGGGTTTTCTGGATCTCCAGAGGGATCAAAATCGATGATTATCGGCTCATCGTTGCCCCTGTTGTGATGGTTATGAGACCCGAGGAAGGCGTCATCTTCGTCGGCGGAATCGGCAGGTGAGTCCGACGTAGCAGGTAGACAGGTGTGATAATGGTGACCTTCGTCCGTCACACTGATGAGTAGAGGTTGAGTTTCCGGGGTTCCGAGGCGTACGCTCATTTTCTCGCTGTTTCCAACTCTTCCCCCTATCAAAAGAAGCGTTTGAACACGAACACAGCCCAGAGGAAGtaagggggaagaggaaaaaagaagagagaccTGATCggtctttttgttcttgaaGGATTGGTGATAACGATTTCCACCCTACATGTACGCATACCCCTCCTGTCCTTTTTTGAACATGGACAGGCGGTTCGGATCCAGACTTGAGTTTTCCCCGAATCGACACAACCGTCAGCAGTGGCCGGTCTCGCCGTGTAACCCctgccgtggtggtggttgaaaCTTTTTTGTGCTTGTCGCTATGCAGCCAAGAGCAGGGGGATCGCTGAAAGGGCGCCGCTAGTGGAAATATCTGGGAGAAAAGGCGCGGACGTTGCGACGCTGATGACCAAACCAATTCACAATGGCAATTGACACTGTGTTTTTGGGCCACAGCAGATGGTCTCACTTCTGAGATGCTGTGCCTCCAGTGTCTTCAGCGGGTGTCCAGTGGTCTCGGATGGCGGATATAACGTCGACGGATACTGTATTAAACTGTGTTCTGCCCATTCATCACCCCACATTCTAGCAACTTCGAGATTTTCTCCAATGCccagcctccccctccactcACATGAAGATTCACCCCTCTCTACTGACCATGTTTGGTGACTCCCGTGTTCCGATATGCCGTCCTGTTGCGGAACTTCCATCCACCGTCTGCACCTCAAAAAGACCCTTAATCCAATGCACGGCGCCCTTCGGATAACAGCGGCAATCCAAGGTGTTTTCCCCAACAGATGCTTTAAAGCAGTGGCAAATATGTCGTCAAGGTGGCTCGATGCTTTCAATGGTGTGCTTCCAGTGTCCCATCCACAATAGTGATATCGAAGGGTTCACACCCTCGATACCCAATTCTGTCGATCGATTGGTGAAGCTCAATGGTGTGTGCTGAAGGCCGATCTGACCCAAGGGTGGCGCACCACCGAATGCAACCCAATCTTCAGCGCTTGTTTCCCCCGCACCAGAGCGACGTTGGCCGCTGGGAAAGGGAAACCTGGCATGTCACGGCCTGTCACGGGTTAGGGTTTTTCAGTCACCccgccccctttcccagCATTCTCCTTGTTGACAAACCCctgaaaacaaaaagaggaaaaCTTTTGTTGGTCGGGTGATGTTCTCCCGCAGGAGTCCATTTTGAGGGGTTTAAAGTGTATTCATCATGAGCCCCTCATGCCACTCTTCTCCATAATCCActgctcaacaacctccatccccctACTAatctcagcaacagccacagtgaactcatccacctcgtccGGAGACGCATACTCCAACACCTTCCAAACCTCTAGGCTCTGCATCAACGCCCAAGGCGACATGGCACCTTCACCATCCTTTTGACCGCGCAGCGTATTCCCCTTCCTGAGAGCCGCGCACCACTCCTTCCCCGTCGTCGCATCCCACAACCCATTCACCCCACTGAAAAGAGCGCCCCCAGGACACACCGACCACTGCGTCTTGATGGTCTGATACACAGACCGGACAAAACTGACAGAAATGTACGTCCGCCTCACCGACTCGGCAATCACCCACACCTGCCAGAGTGTGTGCGGTGCTGGGTTAGGAGGGAGGGCGAACGGATTGTGCGTGCTGCTCGGCGGGGTGATGGCACCGACAGACGTGTTTGAACTGATCCCTGTTTTGCTGCCCCGTATCAAGTCACTATTGCCAGACGGCGACGAGCCAGATGAAGACGCAGACGACGCATAGGCTTCAAACACCTCGCCTGTGGTGCAATCCAGTCTTGCGCTCTCCAACATCTGGCACGCCCAGCGGTGCAGCGTCTCCATGTACGATTCTGCATGGTCTCTGGAGCGAATGTCCCCGTCAAAGAGCTGAGTTAACTCGTAGACGAAAAGAGATTGCGTCCGGGCTAGGTGGTTGAAAGTGCCCAGCATGATGTTTGATGCATCGAGGCTTTCCAGAGGGAGATTcgtgtttgtgttgtttgtGTGGTCGAGATGAGAGTCTGGCTGGCTCTGAATGAGGTCTGCTGCTCGATCTTGAATGATCCGTAAGGACAGTTCTTTGGCTGCTGGGGTGGCCGCCAGATCATAAGCTGCTCTCGCCGTGTAGGCATCTCGTATACACTCGGGCATCAAGTCACGGTAGAGATGGCGGTGTATCAGAGGACTGTGGCCCTCTTTTACCCACAGTTGGAGCCATTGTTGGTGCTTGTCGATAAAGTTGGGAAGAGAGTCTTGGCTGATAGCTACCTCGAGCTCGGGCGGCAGGCTCATGATGTGCGCATCCAACAGGGTGGAACGGCGCCAAGATCCAGGAGAAAGAAACCATTGATAGGGCGACAACAGTGGTGGGCATCTCGGATCGAGGTCTGTTCGTGCTTGTGATATGTCTGGGTGCTTGCCTTTTTCTGTACTGAACCAGTCACTGGTTAGAGTTGAGGAGGCTCCCGGAACTCTCTCAGGCTCAGTCAGTAGCCGTGAgacaacctcgtcgtcgtcagcaATTGGCAGTGACGTTGCTCCGCCACGACGAGGTGGATAGACGCAAACTATCTCTTTTTCGACGCATCTCTTGCACCAAGGCGTAGACTGGTCGCAtttcctcttcaacttcGCACAGGGGATGCATGTTTTTCTTATCCGATTACGCCGGAGCCGtggccttggtggtgatgttgcatCTGATGAAGGCGACCCGCTCATTTCGATAACAGCTGGAAACCTAGGCAGCCTTAGATAAAAGCCAACATATAGTCGGGTGGTTTGATGAGCGGGGGTAAATCTAGAGCGCTCCGATACTCGAGAACCATCAACCCGGTAAGCCACCTCATGATGTGTGATGGATGAGAAGTAGTCGCCGCTCACCCGCGCCAAGTGCTGACTGAGCAACCTGATCTAGCAAGGAGCGGGCCTAAGCGCGGGTCAGACCTGAGAGGCTCTGGTTTGCTTAAACCCGCTCTCGCCCGCAAGCCATTCGGAACAACGCCAGATTTTTTATCAAACTCATAATCATTTGCGATTAACGCGCAACTCATCCGCT includes:
- a CDS encoding hypothetical protein (EggNog:ENOG503P3TJ), whose product is MRGRGLDKGRRDSKPDATCAAGDEDCFARLIVFGFERGNCWIWSQICVKECDQHNLISGGLVAGFLWPRERMSCALIANDYEFDKKSGVVPNGLRARAGLSKPEPLRSDPRLGPLLARSGCSVSTWRGSRVSERSRFTPAHQTTRLYVGFYLRLPRFPAVIEMSGSPSSDATSPPRPRLRRNRIRKTCIPCAKLKRKCDQSTPWCKRCVEKEIVCVYPPRRGGATSLPIADDDEVVSRLLTEPERVPGASSTLTSDWFSTEKGKHPDISQARTDLDPRCPPLLSPYQWFLSPGSWRRSTLLDAHIMSLPPELEVAISQDSLPNFIDKHQQWLQLWVKEGHSPLIHRHLYRDLMPECIRDAYTARAAYDLAATPAAKELSLRIIQDRAADLIQSQPDSHLDHTNNTNTNLPLESLDASNIMLGTFNHLARTQSLFVYELTQLFDGDIRSRDHAESYMETLHRWACQMLESARLDCTTGEVFEAYASSASSSGSSPSGNSDLIRGSKTGISSNTSVGAITPPSSTHNPFALPPNPAPHTLWQVWVIAESVRRTYISVSFVRSVYQTIKTQWSVCPGGALFSGVNGLWDATTGKEWCAALRKGNTLRGQKDGEGAMSPWALMQSLEVWKVLEYASPDEVDEFTVAVAEISRGMEVVEQWIMEKSGMRGS
- a CDS encoding hypothetical protein (EggNog:ENOG503NYU5; COG:S) codes for the protein MSVRLGTPETQPLLISVTDEGHHYHTCLPATSDSPADSADEDDAFLGSHNHHNRGNDEPIIIDFDPSGDPENPLEWPTPFKWAIVFILAFMAFTVTMTCISLVPLATEIVADLSPPGSTPSKSSSVLLVTIWELGEAAGPLFIAPLSEMYGRYPVMNVCNIIFILATIMTATSQSVTSLVVARMLTGCVVAGNVLNPAIVGDMFISEQRGSPVSLVYLAPLVGGAVAPLIGSALAEMVGWRKVIWMTAGLASLGEFMFLLCFRETYKVAILRKRAKRWGKGYKTAVDYEEEVKLRVEGEQKGLTGQQGVWKKLGDAVMRPAHVLLGSGVLMAMSLFGAVVFAFYYVMSTTLADILQDVYGLSPMAVGSCYASFTIGSTVSVLLCNHCLDRIYIRMRHTHKGVGKPEFRLPLTIIGAFALPVAVAAYGWIPEWKLPLLLLLFSVSLLGSCLMLAMIPLMTYIVDAFGIYSASALTGVMVTRCLCGTFLPLTTAPLMERFGYGWAFSILAGGTLMLAPIPILMMRYGSKWRQRSKYSREQ